The following nucleotide sequence is from Pseudomonas putida S13.1.2.
CGAAGAAGCGCCGATCTTCCAGGTAGCCGACTACGGCCTGGTCGCTGACCTGTTCGAAGCGGTTCCGGAGCTGGAAAAGCTGGTCTGATCCGCCTGCTTCACTTATAAAGAACCCGGCCCTCGCATTGAGGGTCGGGTTTTTTTATGGGTTGAGGAGTGAGGGATGACGTTGCGCGGAACGGGCAGGGTGCTGGCATGCATGGCGGCGTTGGTGTCGCCACTGGCCATGGCAGCAGGCAAGTGCGAGCGCCTGGTGGCAACCGGCAGCCCTGATGCACCGCCCTATTCGTGGCAGGACCCGAAAGACCCGAAACACCTGATCGGTGCCAACGTGGACCTGTTGCGCCAGGTGGCAGGCGAGCTGGGTGTGAAGGTGGAGGTGCTGAATGCCGGCCGTCGCGATCAGGCCCTGGAGGAAGTGCGCAGCGGGCGAATGGACCTGCTGCTCGATACGCCCCTGCAGGTCGAGCAACTGACCGCGCTGGACTACATCCACCCACCCCTTCAGCTCAACGAGTACCTGGTGTGGACACGCCACGACGCCGAGCTGACCTTCGAGGGCCCGGCAGACCTGGCCAGATACCAGGGCAGCTTGTCCGAGCGCGCGCGCCTGACCCCGGCCTTTACCGCGTTTGCCAAGGCCCAGTTGAAGCTGGTGCCGGCGCAGAACCTGACCCAGGCGTTCCAGAAACTGGTGCTTGGCCAGGTGGACTATGTACTCGCCGGCCGTTATTCGGGCATGGCCATGGCCCAGAGCCTGGGTGTGAGCAATGACCTGATCGCCCGCGGCCTGCCGGTGGATCGGCCAGGCCTGTACCTGGCGCTTTCGCACAACTCGGCATGCAATGACAGCTGGTTGCGTGGGCAACTCGCAAAAAAACTGACAGAATTGCCGATCTCCGGTGCGTCCGAGGCCGTCCTGCAACGTAATGTCGAGCGCTGGAAAGCGCAACTGCAGGTGCCGGCGGACGCCCCCAAACACTAGGAAGATTGCGTGAGAACCCAACCACTAATCCTTGCCTTGGCCGTGCTCGGCCTGGCTGGCTGCGCCAATGATCCGGCCCCTGACGAGCAGATGCGCATTTCCGAGCAGGCACTGGAACAGGCCAGGGCCGTAGGTGCCACCGAGCAGGTCGAAACGCTGAAGCTGGCTGAAGACAAGCTGGACCGTGCCAAGGCCAACATGCTGACCCAAGACTACCGTGATGCGCGCATGCGCGCCGAGCAGGCCGAACTGGATGCTCGCCTGGCCGAGGCCCAGGTACTGAACCTGAAGAGCGAAGAGCAGCTGCAACTGCTGCAGTCGCGGGTCAAACGCTTGCGCAAGCAACTGGAGGTGCAGCCATGATCCGTCGCACGCCATTGGCCGCGCTGGCGCTGCTGGCGCTGGCAGCAGGCTTGCAAGGTTGCGCTAGCCAACGCAGCGCTGCAGCACTGGATGAAGCCAGTGCCACCTTCGCAAAGGTCAAGGATGATTCCGCTGTGCTGCGCAGTGCGCCGCGGGACGTGATTCGCGCGGGCGAGTCGCTGGCCCGTGCCGAGCGCCTGTCCAGCTACATCGGCACCGGTTCCGATGTGCGTCATTACGCTTACCTGAGCCAGCGCTACAGCGAGATTGCCAGTGAGCATGCCAAGCTGGCGCTGAACCAGGAGCGC
It contains:
- a CDS encoding substrate-binding periplasmic protein, coding for MTLRGTGRVLACMAALVSPLAMAAGKCERLVATGSPDAPPYSWQDPKDPKHLIGANVDLLRQVAGELGVKVEVLNAGRRDQALEEVRSGRMDLLLDTPLQVEQLTALDYIHPPLQLNEYLVWTRHDAELTFEGPADLARYQGSLSERARLTPAFTAFAKAQLKLVPAQNLTQAFQKLVLGQVDYVLAGRYSGMAMAQSLGVSNDLIARGLPVDRPGLYLALSHNSACNDSWLRGQLAKKLTELPISGASEAVLQRNVERWKAQLQVPADAPKH
- a CDS encoding DUF4398 domain-containing protein gives rise to the protein MRTQPLILALAVLGLAGCANDPAPDEQMRISEQALEQARAVGATEQVETLKLAEDKLDRAKANMLTQDYRDARMRAEQAELDARLAEAQVLNLKSEEQLQLLQSRVKRLRKQLEVQP